The genomic DNA GGCCGTTTTATGGGTCAGCGGTTTACTGAATGAAAAGACACCGATTCAAGTAGGAATTGTTGTGGCATTTTTGCGCTATGTGGAAATGTTTTTTTGGCCCATTAAGGATTTGGCTGAAAAATATACTCTATTGCAATCCGCCTTAGCTGCAGCTGAACGAATTTCTGATATTCTAGATAATCCAAGGCCCGAGGAAGAACCGGAAAATGAATCACTTAATTGTCATTTTGCGGGTGCTGTTCGTTTTGAACATGTCTGGTTTGCCTATCAAGCCGAGGAGTGGGTGCTCAAAGATGTGAGCTTTTCTATTTTAGCCGGGCAGTTTGTAGGAGTCGTCGGTTCTTCCGGTTCAGGTAAATCGACTTTAATGAGTTTGTTATCGCGTTTTTATGACCCACAGTGTGGCACCATTTATTTGGATGATGTAGATATTCGTCTCATTCCGCTTGAACTTTTACGGCGGAAAATTGGTGTTGTTTTTCAGGACGTACAGCTTTTTAAAGGAACAGTGCGCGAAAACCTGACTTTGTATGATGATAGCATTACGCCTGACGTCATCGAGAAAGCAGCGCAGACGGCCAATGCTCATCTTTTTATTGTGAAACTACCTCTAAAGTATGAGACGCCGCTTGGCTATCAGGGGGCTTTGCTTTCGGCAGGACAGCGGCAATTGTTGTCACTAGCGCGCGTCTTGGTTTTACCCCTTTGTATTTTAGTGCTTGATGAAGCGACATCAAGCATTGATAGTGAAACAGAAGCCTTGATTCAAGGAGCTTTTGAGAAAATTGTTCAAGAACGGACTATGCTTGTTATTGCCCATCGATTATCGACAATTGAACAAGCCGATCAAATCCTTGTTATGGATCATGGACGACTGCGAGAGCAAGGAACACATGAGACATTGCTAAAGGAAAAAGGGTTCTACGCCCGTTTGTATGATAGTCAAGTGCAGCACTTTAAATGAAATTGGGTTTTTCGGCTGCTAGCATAGTTATTGATTTAGCGCTATACTTAAATTAGCAAGCATTCGTGACGGGAGGTAATGTTATGGAGGCACAGTGGCTTCAGGAAAAAATTGATCAATTAGCTACGTTTAGTGAGACGAAGACAGGGGTTACGCGCTTGGCCTTTTCAAGTTGGGATGAAAAATCACAGGCTTTCTTCATTCGTGAAATGGAACAGGTTGGTTTAACTGTGCGAAAAGATGCGGCAGGAAATTTAATTGGTCGCTTAGAAGGAACAGATGTAGCAGCGACAGTTGTTGCCACAGGGTCCCATCTTGACAGTGTCCCACAAGGTGGAAAATATGACGGTGTCGTGGGTGTAGTGGGTGGGCTGCTGGCCGTCAAGCGTCTCAAGGCCAAAGGGCCTTTAACACATCCTGTGGAATTAATCGTTTTTGCTGCTGAAGAATCCAGCCGATTTAGCTATTCCACCATTGGCAGTAAAGCTATGACAGGTTCAATGCAGATTCGGGCGTGGAAAAAGGCTGTAGACCGCGAGGGTGTTTCCTTAGTCCAAGCATTAATGAATCGCGGGCTTGATTTTGATCAATTTTCTCATGCCGTGCGCAGTAGAGACGACTTCAAATGTTTTATTGAGCTACATATTGAACAAGGTTATCTTTTAGAACGTGGCCAGGAAGTGATTGGTATTGTTGAAGCGATTGCTGCACCAACGCGTCTTAAGATTACTGTAGCTGGAGAAGCCGCCCATTCCGGTACAACGCCTATGGATGGACGTCACGATGCACTCGTTAGTGCCGCTAAAATCGTACTAGCTGTACGTGATATCGCTATGGAACAAACCCATTTAGGTACAGTGGGAACGGTTGGCGTCTTAAATGTTCAACCTGGGTCTATGAATGTTATTCCAGGTAACGTGGAAATGTGGGTAGACATTCGTGGTGTTCAGCAAGAAAGCATTATTGACAGTATTCAAGAACTAAAAGATTTTGTGAGTACGTTGGCAGAAGAAGAAGAAACACCTGCTGCAATTGATGTACTGGCATCGGATCGCCCAGTGATTCTCGACGAAGTTCTTGCTGATCAAATAGAAACAATTTGTAAAAGACGGAAGATTTCTTATCGACGCATGAATAGTGGGGCAGGGCATGATGCGATGAATATGGCGAAAATTACGCCTACGGGAATGATTTTTATTCCTTGTAAAAATGGCGTGAGTCATAATCCTGCTGAAAGTGCAAAAATTGAAGATATCTTGACTGGTGTCGATGTTCTGACACAAATCTTATTTGACCAGGCTAAATAATCGAAGAAGAATTCTTTTATCTATAGTTATGAAAATCTCGCTGATAATAAATGATATCAGTGAGATTTTTAATTTGATAATAATTACCGCCTGTTAATTATGTAAACTACGTGGTAAAATAGATTCAAGTATTACCGAAAGGAGAGACTTCATGAACAAAACTGCAATAACTATGATGCTATCCCTGTTTCTAACGATGTCCCCACTTGTTGTGCCTTTGGCTCATGCCAGTGCTCCTACAGATAACTTGCAAACTTTTTTAGCTGATAATAGTTCAAATTCAACTGTACAAGGCATCCAACAACTTCTGTCATTAAAACAGAAATTGGAGCAAGGTAAAAAGGATGAGGTACTTGCCCAAGTTGCGCAGCAGGCAGTGAGCCGTGCACTCGCACAAACGGGTGTAACGGCTGATCCGGCAGCCATCACAGGAACGGTGACAGATGCACTTCAAAATGTTGTTCGTAATGAAATTACCAAACAGATTAGCAGTAAAATTGAACCCTATCAGACGGGTTTACAAGCGCTTGCCCAATTATTTGGACAAACAAAGCTGCAGCCAGAGGCGGCAGTTGCCAATAATGCATTGACAGGTGCGCCGGAAAACTATAGTAAAATTTTGGACATTACTGCAACCGCATATGGACCGGGGATTGCGGATAATGGACACTGGGGAGATAATGATTATTTCGGAAATCCCTTGAAGCCAGGCGATATTGCCGTTGATCCGAGTGTTATTCCCATGGGTACGAAGCTATGGATTCCCGGTTATGGTTATGGTATAGCCAATGACCAGGGAAGTGCTATTAAGGGAAATCGCATTGATTTGTTTTTCCCGTCTCGACAAGCTGCGCTTGATTATGGTATTCAGAATGTAAAGGCATACGTCTTAAAATAATTTGTGTATAAGGATTATTTTATAGATAAAAGGAAGGGGGCGAATCCGTTAGGATCGAACTCCTCCTTTTTTTTTGTGTGGGTATTCAATCAGGATATCTTGGCATATTGCAGCATATATTTGATAAGATAGGTCAATTGGGAGGGGAGAGAGTGACGTTTCAAACGCTAAAATTGTCTCGTCCACCGCTCGTTTGGGGGGCGGCGTTTCTAATTATTTTCAGCGTTCTTTTGGGGATTTTTGGCTATGAGTATGTTGATGAATTGGAATGGACCGTTTTGGAGGATGGAAACATTCCAGCTTCTCCAACAGGTATAGTGAGTTTGAACATTAAAGTCGCTGAAAGAGTACTAGAGGTTTATGATAACGGGATATTATTAAAAAAATATCGCATTGCGGTGGGGAAAAGTAACTCTCCTACACCCATTGGCGAGTGGAATGTTGTCTGGAAAGATTACAATTGGGGAACTGGGTTCGGAACGCGCTGGCTGGGCCTTAATGTGCCTTGGGGAATTTATGGAATACATGGAACAAATAAACCGTGGTCAATTGGTCAGTTTACCAGCCACGGTTGCATTCGTATGCGTAATAAGGATGTAGAACAATTATTTGAATGGGTACCGATTGGAACGGTTGTTCGTATTGAAGATAAGCGAAAAAAAGTAGAGCGGACGCTAAAATATCAAATGATGGGATCTGATGTGGCAATAATGCAATTAAAGCTGAAAGAAAAGGGCTATTTGGAAGAAAAAGCGGATGGGTTATTCGGGCTGGCAACGGAAACAGCGGTGAAAGAATATCAACAGGAAAACGGACTTGAAGTGACGGGGATTGTTAATCGGGCCATGTTGGATCAGCTTGGTATTTGAGTAAATCTTTGAC from Pelorhabdus rhamnosifermentans includes the following:
- a CDS encoding ABC transporter ATP-binding protein, translated to MNKRFDDRKMIRILWNFAAPFTGWGVLALLIILAGMGLELSRPYLMKIAIDTQIAQLDLAGLRQTAFFYGLTIAASVVLSYGENYILQYIGQFIIFDVRQKVFRHLIYQRYRNMEKQKVGQMVTRVTNDTDALKDLYTDVLVAFASDFLILFGIVFVMLLMDWQLAVATFVAIPLMIFLALVYQKYARNAYRQIRQTTGQLNSFLQENLNNISVVKAFARFRQTEREFETVSQEYLSAGLREVHTFAVFRPLVDFIYTVSVLAVLWVSGLLNEKTPIQVGIVVAFLRYVEMFFWPIKDLAEKYTLLQSALAAAERISDILDNPRPEEEPENESLNCHFAGAVRFEHVWFAYQAEEWVLKDVSFSILAGQFVGVVGSSGSGKSTLMSLLSRFYDPQCGTIYLDDVDIRLIPLELLRRKIGVVFQDVQLFKGTVRENLTLYDDSITPDVIEKAAQTANAHLFIVKLPLKYETPLGYQGALLSAGQRQLLSLARVLVLPLCILVLDEATSSIDSETEALIQGAFEKIVQERTMLVIAHRLSTIEQADQILVMDHGRLREQGTHETLLKEKGFYARLYDSQVQHFK
- a CDS encoding M20 family metallo-hydrolase, which codes for MEAQWLQEKIDQLATFSETKTGVTRLAFSSWDEKSQAFFIREMEQVGLTVRKDAAGNLIGRLEGTDVAATVVATGSHLDSVPQGGKYDGVVGVVGGLLAVKRLKAKGPLTHPVELIVFAAEESSRFSYSTIGSKAMTGSMQIRAWKKAVDREGVSLVQALMNRGLDFDQFSHAVRSRDDFKCFIELHIEQGYLLERGQEVIGIVEAIAAPTRLKITVAGEAAHSGTTPMDGRHDALVSAAKIVLAVRDIAMEQTHLGTVGTVGVLNVQPGSMNVIPGNVEMWVDIRGVQQESIIDSIQELKDFVSTLAEEEETPAAIDVLASDRPVILDEVLADQIETICKRRKISYRRMNSGAGHDAMNMAKITPTGMIFIPCKNGVSHNPAESAKIEDILTGVDVLTQILFDQAK
- a CDS encoding 3D domain-containing protein, with the translated sequence MNKTAITMMLSLFLTMSPLVVPLAHASAPTDNLQTFLADNSSNSTVQGIQQLLSLKQKLEQGKKDEVLAQVAQQAVSRALAQTGVTADPAAITGTVTDALQNVVRNEITKQISSKIEPYQTGLQALAQLFGQTKLQPEAAVANNALTGAPENYSKILDITATAYGPGIADNGHWGDNDYFGNPLKPGDIAVDPSVIPMGTKLWIPGYGYGIANDQGSAIKGNRIDLFFPSRQAALDYGIQNVKAYVLK
- a CDS encoding L,D-transpeptidase family protein, with the translated sequence MTFQTLKLSRPPLVWGAAFLIIFSVLLGIFGYEYVDELEWTVLEDGNIPASPTGIVSLNIKVAERVLEVYDNGILLKKYRIAVGKSNSPTPIGEWNVVWKDYNWGTGFGTRWLGLNVPWGIYGIHGTNKPWSIGQFTSHGCIRMRNKDVEQLFEWVPIGTVVRIEDKRKKVERTLKYQMMGSDVAIMQLKLKEKGYLEEKADGLFGLATETAVKEYQQENGLEVTGIVNRAMLDQLGI